TGCTCCGGATTCTGGCGACGTTGCTGCGGCCCACCAGCGGCAGCGGCACCGTGAACGGGATCGACCTGCTGAAGGATCCGGAAGCGGTGAGGCGCATTGTGGGCGTCGTGAACGGCGGTATGGGCCTGCCCGCCCGCCTCACGGGCCGGGAGGTGCTGCGATCCTTCGCTGGTCTCTACGGAATGGGGAAGGTGCAGACGGAAGCCCGCATCGTGGAACTCGACACCCGCCTGGAACTGGGCCGCACCCTGGACGTCCGGGCGGGCGAATACTCGTCGGGCATGAAGCAGAAGGTCGTGATTGCCCGCGCGGTACTGCATGATCCGGCCGTGCTGATCCTTGACGAGGCCGCCAGCGGCCTGGACATCTTCGCCCGGCGCACCCTGCTCGATTTCGTGCAGGCCAGCCGCGCGCCGGGCCGTCTCACGCTGTACTCCACGCACGTCATGAGTGAGGCTGAGGAAGTCTGCGACCGCGTGGCGATCCTGCACCAGGGCCAGCTCCTGACGGTCGGCACCATCCCGGAGGTGCTGGAGGCCACCGGGGAGCGCACGCTGGAACGCGCCTTCTTCGAACTCGTCCAGGGTCACGATGACCGCCAGGGAGCTGCCCATGCCGTCTGAACGCCTCCGCCCGGCCCTGGTGTGGCAGATCGCGGCGCGCGACCTGCTCTCCACCATCCGTGACCGGCGCACGCTGAACGCTACGATCCTCATGCCCATGATCCTGATCCCGCTGTTCACCCTGGGCCTTCCCCTCATGCTGGGCAGTTTTATTGGCGGGCAGCAGCAGGAACGCCAGAAACTCGGGGTGGTCGGTGAGCTGCCGCCCGCCCTGCGCGCCGCCCTCACCAAGGACGAGACGTTGGCCGACGGCACGCTCGTCCGCGCCGGCGTGATCCTAGAGCCGGTGCCGGATGCTCGCGCCGCCGTGCAGTCCGGGACGGTGGACGCCGCCGTGCAGCCCGCCACGCCCATTCCTACGCAGGCTGGGCACGCCCAGGGCACCCTGGAGGTCTACGCCAAGCTGAACAACATGCGCGCCCAGGCGGGCGCCTACTCGAAGGTGCAGGACGTGGTGAACGCCTACAACCGCACCCTGACCCTCGACCGCCTGAAGACCATGGGCCTGGATGCCGGTGTTCTCACGCCCGTCACGCTCAAGAGCGTGGACGCGAGTCCGCCGCAGGAACAGCGCAGCGGACAGCTCGCGTTCCTGGTACCCATGCTGATGCTGCAATTCATTCTCAGCGGGGCCATGGCGACCGCCGTGGACGCCACCGCCGGAGAAAAGGAACGCGGCACTCTCGAAAGCCTGCTGGTCGCGCCGGTGCGGCGGGGGGAGGTCGTGGCCGGGAAACTGCTCGCCACGACCATCACAGCCCTGACCAGCGCGTGCTTCAGCGTGCTCGGCTTCATCCTCAGCGGCCTGCTGGTCGGCGTGTTCACACGGGGCCGCAGCGGAGCGAGCGCCGAGATCACGCAGGCGATGGGTGGTCAACTGACCCTAGGGGTCGGCGGCGCCCTGGCCCTGCTGGGCGTCGCCCTGAGCGCCGCGCTTCTGATCAGCGCCCTGCTCATCACGGTCGGAATCTACGCCCGGTCGTTCAAGGAAGCGCAGACGTACATCGCGCCCCTCTCCCTGGCGATCGTGCTGCCCGCCGTGATGTTGCAGTTCAGCGACTTCCTCACACTGAACACCGGCCTGTACGCCCTGCCGCTGTTCGGCGGCATGCTCACCCTGCTGGAAATCGTGCGGGGCAGCGTGACCCTCTCTCACGTCGGCGTGGCAATCCTCGCGAACCTGGTGGGCACTACCCTCCTGGGCCTGCTGGCCCGCCGCTCGTTCAACCGCGAGGAAATCATCTTCAGGAACTGATCGGCCGGTGCCCGAGGGACACCCGCCTGCCGGACGGCACGCTGGAGCGACCTACAATGCACGGCGATGCGCCTGGCGATCATCGCGGACATTCACGGAAACGCAGACGCCCTCGACGCCGTGCTGCGGGACGCCCACCAGCAGGGCGCGGAGCGCGTGATCGTCAACGGCGACGTCGTGAACCGTGGCCCCGATTCCGTGGAGGTCATGACCCGCCTGCTCGCCGAGCCTGGCGTCCGCTTCACCTTGGGAAACCACGACGACCTGCTCCGGCTGTGGCAGACGCGCAGCGCCACCCTGCCCGCCGACTGGTTCGACGATCCCTTCTGGGGGGCCACCGCGTGGAGCACCGAGCAACTCGACCGGGCCGGCCTGCTGCATGTGCCGCAGGATTGGCCACACACCCTTGTGCTGGATGAACCCGGCCTGCCTCGCGTGCTGATCGCCCACGGCACCTCGGAGCATTACCGTGAAGGGCTCAGCGAACGAACCCGCCCGGAGCGCGTGACAGCTCTCCGGCAGGCGGCCGACGGTTCCGTCTATGACGTTCTGATCGGCTCACACATCCACCGCCCGGCGCACTCCACTACAGCAGGCGCAGTCGTCATGAACACGGGCGCAGTCGGCTTTCCCGCCAATGGCGACCCCAGAGCCCAGTACCTGCTGCTCACGGCCACCTTGACTGGCTGGGACGCCGAGTTCCGCGCAGTACCCTACGACCGCAGCGGCGTCATCGGGCGCTTCCAGACCAGCGGCCTGCTGGGCACGGGCCTGAGTGCCACCATCTTCCTGGAGGAACTCCTCAGTGCCCGCAGCCTCTACACGCCGTACTGGGAGTGGACGGAAGTGGGAAGCCTCCAGCGCACGCCGGAGACCTGGAACCGATTTCTGAACGGCCAGCTCACGCCCCTTTACTGACTCGGGAACAGTCTTGGCCTGTCCGCTGTAGTGGTTCACAGACGAAGGCCCGCTCCAACGCTGGAGCGGGCCTTCGTCTGTGGGCTGTTATTTCAGGGTCGGGGGGATAAGCACGGCGTCGATGCTGTACACAACGCTGTTGCCGGCCGTCATGGGCACCGAGTTCGCCAGCATGGCACCGGTGATGGTGGTGCCGTTAAGGACACCCAGCATCACGTTGCCACCGTCGCCCTTCAGGTCGATGCTGCTACCTTCCAGGCTCTTGAGCTGCGCCACGTTCAGGCCGGCGTCCACCACCTTGCCGCTCACGACGTGGAACAGCAGCACCTGCTTAAGTTTGGCCGGATCAGCATTGAGCGTGTCCAGAGTCGCCTGCGGCACCTTGGCGAAGGCATCGTTGGTCGGCGCAAAGACGGTGTAGTCACCGGTGGCCAGCGTGTCGGCCAGCCCAGCTTTCTGGATCAGCGACACGAGCGTGCTGTACTGCGGCAGACCCTGAAGCAACGCCACGACGTTCGCGGGAGCTGCCGTGGTGGTGGTCGCCGTGGTGG
The Deinococcus sp. KSM4-11 DNA segment above includes these coding regions:
- a CDS encoding ATP-binding cassette domain-containing protein, with protein sequence MLELHDITKTYGTYQALRGVSLRAADAEVFGLLGPNGAGKTTLLRILATLLRPTSGSGTVNGIDLLKDPEAVRRIVGVVNGGMGLPARLTGREVLRSFAGLYGMGKVQTEARIVELDTRLELGRTLDVRAGEYSSGMKQKVVIARAVLHDPAVLILDEAASGLDIFARRTLLDFVQASRAPGRLTLYSTHVMSEAEEVCDRVAILHQGQLLTVGTIPEVLEATGERTLERAFFELVQGHDDRQGAAHAV
- a CDS encoding ABC transporter permease, giving the protein MPSERLRPALVWQIAARDLLSTIRDRRTLNATILMPMILIPLFTLGLPLMLGSFIGGQQQERQKLGVVGELPPALRAALTKDETLADGTLVRAGVILEPVPDARAAVQSGTVDAAVQPATPIPTQAGHAQGTLEVYAKLNNMRAQAGAYSKVQDVVNAYNRTLTLDRLKTMGLDAGVLTPVTLKSVDASPPQEQRSGQLAFLVPMLMLQFILSGAMATAVDATAGEKERGTLESLLVAPVRRGEVVAGKLLATTITALTSACFSVLGFILSGLLVGVFTRGRSGASAEITQAMGGQLTLGVGGALALLGVALSAALLISALLITVGIYARSFKEAQTYIAPLSLAIVLPAVMLQFSDFLTLNTGLYALPLFGGMLTLLEIVRGSVTLSHVGVAILANLVGTTLLGLLARRSFNREEIIFRN
- a CDS encoding metallophosphoesterase, giving the protein MRLAIIADIHGNADALDAVLRDAHQQGAERVIVNGDVVNRGPDSVEVMTRLLAEPGVRFTLGNHDDLLRLWQTRSATLPADWFDDPFWGATAWSTEQLDRAGLLHVPQDWPHTLVLDEPGLPRVLIAHGTSEHYREGLSERTRPERVTALRQAADGSVYDVLIGSHIHRPAHSTTAGAVVMNTGAVGFPANGDPRAQYLLLTATLTGWDAEFRAVPYDRSGVIGRFQTSGLLGTGLSATIFLEELLSARSLYTPYWEWTEVGSLQRTPETWNRFLNGQLTPLY